One region of Camelina sativa cultivar DH55 chromosome 6, Cs, whole genome shotgun sequence genomic DNA includes:
- the LOC104699251 gene encoding polycomb group protein FERTILIZATION-INDEPENDENT SEED 2-like has product MASTSQPEKEVVVISSDDDDDDNGDDDANIIKYIKPVSVYKELRTRSKKNPYLRRRCLNYIIKGKKKKKSNSRVTIRFNYRDVRNKKTLKAEVVEKFSCPFCLMPCGGHEGLGLHLKSSHDAFNYDFYRAEEDHGPEVDVCLKPETLQFGVLKNDLGNPQYNPFMFVSKRRKGRRERDMWRRLKPRFLKLPLDELPRSTENDELSHANEDNVSSPPRAHSPEKTSDVLTTTQPAIAEPSALVVPPVSERTELFAESSEKTNDILTTTQPAIAESSEPVVPRVSGRKELVAEPSEPVVPRVNGRKKLIAEPSEPVVPHVSGRKKVAEPSEPVVPRVSGRKKSIAEPSEPLLPRVSGRKKSIAELSEPVVPRVSGRKKPISESSEPLLPRVSGRKKLIAECSEPLVPPVSERRKLFAESSSELVVPPVTRRKKQVAESSSEPLAPPVKGRKKLAAESSETVVPPVKGRKKQVAESSEPVRGKKKLVAESSEPVVPPASGKKKLVAESSEPVVSPVSGRKHLPAESSEPSRRKKLSAEQSEDKGHEPLRSRQFYPSHTMQPMTFEEVMSNDDSDNETDDNVLDLQERLRFERVTGLRREQNRYMFLWNIFIRKQRVIADAHIPWACEEFTKLHKEELKRSPSFDWWWRVFRIRLWNQGLICAKTFNNCTTIMIQTTMIQKKPDEAGPSTSHQPAANSNTEQSMEIDA; this is encoded by the exons ATGGCTAGTACGTCCCAACCGGAGAAGGAAGTGGTAGTGATTTCTtctgatgacgatgatgatgacaatggtgatgatgatgcaaaTATCATTAAATATATCAAACCTGTCTCAGTATACAAAGAACTTCGAACTCGCTCAAAAAAGAAC CCATATTTACGTCGAAGGTGTTTGAACTACATAAtcaaagggaagaaaaaaaagaa GTCAAATTCAAGAGTGACAATAAGATTCAACTATAGGGatgtgagaaacaaaaaaacactaaaagctGAAG TTGTGGAAAAATTCTCTTGCCCATTTTGCttgatgccatgtggaggccaCGAG GGCCTGGGActccatttgaagtcatcacATGACGCCTTTAACTATGacttttat CGGGCAGAAGAAGATCATGGCCCGGAAGTTGATGTCTGTTTGAAACCGGAAACATTACAATTTGGG GTGCTAAAAAATGATTTGGGAAATCCACAATACAAcccttttatgtttgt CTCAAAACGTCGtaagggaagaagagaaagagatatgtGGAGGCGACTTAAACCACGCTTTTTGAAGTTGCCTTTAGACGAGTTACCTCGTAGCACAGAAAATGATGAACTTAGTCATGCGAACGAGGATAATGTCTCATCGCCACCAAGAGCTCATTCTCCGGAGAAGACTAGCGACGTTTTAACTACGACTCAACCAGCAATAGCTGAGCCTTCTGCACTTGTGGTGCCTCCTGTTAGTGAGAGAACAGAGTTGTTTGCTGAGTCTTCGGAGAAGACTAACGACATTTTAACTACGACTCAGCCAGCAATAGCTGAGTCCTCTGAACCTGTGGTGCCTCGTGTTAGTGGGAGAAAGGAGTTAGTTGCTGAGCCTTCTGAACCTGTGGTTCCTCGTGTAAATGGGAGAAAGAAGTTAATTGCTGAGCCTTCTGAACCTGTGGTGCCTCATGTTAGTGGGAGAAAGAAAGTTGCTGAGCCTTCTGAACCTGTGGTGCCTCGTGTTAGTGGGAGAAAGAAGTCAATTGCTGAGCCTTCTGAACCTCTGTTGCCTCGTGTTAGTGGGAGGAAAAAGTCAATTGCTGAGCTTTCTGAACCTGTGGTGCCTCGTGTAAGTGGGAGAAAAAAACCAATTTCTGAGTCTTCTGAACCTCTGTTGCCTCGTGTAAGTGGGAGAAAAAAGTTAATTGCTGAGTGTTCTGAACCTCTGGTGCCTCCGGTTAGTGAAAGAAGAAAGTTATTTGCTGAGTCTTCTTCTGAACTTGTGGTGCCTCCTGTTACtaggagaaaaaaacaagttgCTGAGTCTTCTTCTGAACCTCTGGCACCTCCTGTTAAAGGGAGAAAGAAACTAGCTGCTGAGTCTTCTGAAACTGTGGTGCCTCCTGTTAAAGGGAGAAAGAAACAAGTTGCTGAGTCTTCTGAACCTGTTAGAGGGAAAAAGAAACTAGTTGCCGAGTCTTCTGAACCTGTGGTGCCTCCTGCaagtgggaaaaaaaaattagttgctGAGTCTTCTGAACCTGTGGTGTCTCCTGTTAGTGGGAGAAAACATTTACCTGCTGAGTCTTCTGAACCTAGTAGGAGAAAAAAGTTATCTGCAGAGCAATCCGAGGATAAAGG ACATGAGCCTCTTAGGAGTCGGCAGTTCTATCCCTCCCACACAATGCAG CCAATGACCTTTGAGGAAGTAATGTCTAATGACGATAGCGATAATGAAACTGATGATAATGTTTTAGATCTTCAAGAACGCCTG AGATTTGAACGTGTTACGGGTTTGAGGAGAGAGCAAAACCGATACATGTTTCTTTGGAACATATTTATAAGAAAGCAAAG GGTGATCGCGGATGCACATATTCCTTGGGCATGTGAAGAGTTTACAAAACTTCACAAGGAAGAGTTGAAACGTTCTCCGTCTTTCGATTG GTGGTGGAGAGTGTTTAGGATTCGCCTGTGGAATCAAGGCCTTATCTGCGCCAAAACCTTCAACAATTGCACAACTATCATGATCCAAACTACCATGATCCAGAAGAAGCCGGATGAAGCAGGTCCATCCACCTCTCACCAACCTGCTGCTAATTCCAACACAGAACAGTCCATGGAAATTGATGCGTAA
- the LOC104792335 gene encoding putative dual specificity protein phosphatase DSP8, translating to MYIEELTERDEKKVEERSVKKNVADDVDHKAILVSRGNVIVLTTKRALVGVGARALFYPTLVYNVVRNKLETEFRWWDRVAEFILLGAVPFPSDVPQLKELGVCGVITLNEPYETLVPSSLYKSYCIDHLVIATRDYCFAPSMEAICQAVEFIHRNASLGKTTYVHCKAGRGRSTTIVICYLVQHKHMTPEAAYAYVRSIRPRVLLAATQWKAVLEYYHVKVLDTQSCLTDATSALIPRNVKQVCTGNVVVFDDGSMVVVTHSDIEGYDDDSQRSVNVAGNELWAAAADLSMVYRVKVVGQAALARISCLWLGLREDHKLSGKNLSMGGISVDISVY from the exons ATGTATATCGAAGAACTGACGGAAAGGGATgagaagaaggtggaggagagaTCGGTTAAGAAGAACGTTGCTGATGATGTAGATCATAAGGCGATATTGGTGAGCAGAGGAAACGTGATTGTGTTGACCACAAAGAGGGCTCTGGTTGGTGTTGGTGCTCGTGCCTTGTTCTATCCTACTCTGGTTTACAACGTTGTTAGGAATAAGCTCGAGACTGAGTTTCGCTGGTGGGATCGTGTCGCTGAG TTTATATTATTGGGAGCTGTTCCATTCCCATCTGATGTCCCACAGCTGAAAGAGCTCGGTGTATGTGGAGTGATCACACTGAATGAGCCATATGAAACTTTGGTTCCATCATCTCTCTACAAA TCTTACTGCATTGACCACCTGGTGATTGCCACGAGAGATTATTGTTTTGCTCCTTCCATGGAAGCAATATGCCAAGCTGTAGAATTTATCCATC GGAATGCGTCACTTGGAAAGACGACTTATGTTCACTGCAAGGCGGGTCGTGGTCGCAGCACAACTATTGTCATATGCTACTTG GTTCAACACAAACATATGACACCTGAAGCAGCATATGCCTATGTGAGGTCAATCAGGCCCAGGGTTCTTTTAGCAGCCACCCAATGGAAG GCCGTTCTTGAGTACTACCATGTCAAGGTGCTGGATACTCAGAGTTGCCTAACTGATGCAACTTCAGCTTTGATCCCGAGAAATGTGAAGCAGGTTTGTACTGGGAATGTGGTGGTGTTTGATGATGGGTCGATGGTGGTAGTGACCCACTCAGATATAGAGGGCTATGATGATGACTCACAGAGGTCGGTGAATGTTGCTGGGAATGAATTATGGGCGGCAGCTGCAGATCTTAGCATGGTTTACCGTGTGAAAGTGGTGGGCCAGGCTGCGTTGGCCAGGATCTCATGTCTATGGCTGGGCTTGCGTGAGGACCACAAGCTTTCTGGAAAAAATCTCTCCATGGGAGGTATAAGCGTCGACATTTCTGtctactga
- the LOC104792337 gene encoding putative peroxisomal acyl-coenzyme A oxidase 1.2 yields MDGGVDHLADERNKAEFHVDDMKLVWAGSRHSFDVSNRVSRLVAADPVFEKSNRAVMNRKELFKNTLRKSVHAWKMINELRLSDEEAIKLRSFMDQPGFMDLHWGMFVPAIKGQGTEEQHKKWLSLANKMHIIGCYAQTELGHGSNVQGLETTVTFDPKTDQFIIHSPTQTSSKWWLGGLGKVSTHVVVYARLITNGKDHGVHGFIVQLRSLDDHTPLPGITIGDIGMKFGNGHITQWTMVFLCLIIFAFLEIKCS; encoded by the exons ATGGATGGAGGAGTTGATCACCTCGCCGACGAGAGGAACAAAGCAGAGTTCCACGTCGACGATATGAAGCTCGTCTGGGCCGGTTCCCGCCACTCTTTCGATGTTTCAAATCGTGTTTCCCGCCTCGTCGCCGCTGATCCG GTCTTTGAGAAAAGCAACAGAGCTGTAATGAATAGGAAAGAGTTGTTCAAGAACACGTTGAGAAAAAGCGTTCACGCTTGGAAGATGATCAACGAGCTTCGTCTTTCTGATGAGGAAGCGATCAAACTGAGGTCTTTCATGGATCAACCAGGCTTCATGGATCTCCATTGG GGAATGTTTGTGCCTGCTATTAAAGGACAAGGCACAGAGGAACAACACAAAAAGTGGTTGTCTTTAGCTAATAAGATGCATATAATTGGATGTTATGCTCAAACTGAGCTTGGTCATGGCTCTAACGTTCAAGGCCTTGAGACAACCGTCACTTTTGATCCAAAGACCGATCAGTTTATCATTCACAGTCCAACTCAGACATCATCCAAA TGGTGGCTTGGTGGCTTAGGAAAAGTTTCTACTCATGTTGTGGTTTATGCTCGTCTCATAACGAATGGCAAAGACCATGGTGTTCATG GATTCATTGTGCAACTAAGAAGTTTGGATGATCATACTCCTCTTCCGGGTATAACCATCGGTGATATTGGAATGAAGTTTGGAAACGGGCATATAACTCAATGGACAATGGTTTTCTTATGTTTGATCATTTTCGCATTCCTAGAGATCAAATGTTCATGA
- the LOC104792336 gene encoding LOW QUALITY PROTEIN: putative peroxisomal acyl-coenzyme A oxidase 1.2 (The sequence of the model RefSeq protein was modified relative to this genomic sequence to represent the inferred CDS: inserted 1 base in 1 codon) → MDGGVDHLADERNKAEFHVDDMKLVWAGSRHSFDVSNRVSRLVAADPVFEKSNRAVMNRKELFKNTLRKSVHAWKMINELRLSDEEAIKLRSFMDQPGFMDLHWGMFVPAIKGQGTEEQHKKWLSLANKMHIIGCYAQTELGHGSNVQGLETTVTFDPKTDQFIIHSPTQTSSKWWLGGLGKVSTHVVVYARLITNGKDHGVHGFIVQLRSLDDHTPLPGITIGDIGMKFGNGXYNSMDNGFLMFDHFRIPRDQMFMRLSKVTREGKYVASDVPRQLVYGTMVYVRQFIVSNASTALAWAVCIATRYSAVRRQFGSQNGGIETQVIDYKTQQNRLFPLLAYAYAFRFVGEWLKWLYTDVTQRLEASDFATLPEAHACTAGLKSMTTSATSDGIEECRKLCGGHGYLWCSGLPELFVVYVPACTYEGDNVVLQLQVARFLMKTVSDEDSSGKVPSGTTAYMGRAKHLLQCSSGVQKAKDWLNPDMVMEAFEARALRMVVTCANNLSMFENQEQGFSELLADLVEAAIAHCQLIVVSKFIAKVEGKIEGKGVKKQLKNLCYIYALYLLHKHLGDFLRTKSVTPEQAALANDQLRSLYSQLRPNAVALVDAFDYTDHYLGSVLGRYDGNVYSKLFEEALKDPLNDSVVPDGYREYIRPLIKQDFRSAKL, encoded by the exons ATGGATGGAGGAGTTGATCACCTCGCCGACGAGAGGAACAAAGCAGAGTTCCACGTCGACGATATGAAGCTCGTCTGGGCCGGTTCCCGCCACTCTTTCGATGTTTCAAATCGTGTTTCCCGCCTCGTCGCCGCTGATCCG GTCTTTGAGAAAAGCAACAGAGCTGTAATGAATAGGAAAGAGTTGTTCAAGAACACGTTGAGAAAAAGCGTTCACGCTTGGAAGATGATCAACGAGCTTCGTCTTTCTGATGAGGAAGCGATCAAACTGAGGTCTTTCATGGATCAACCAGGCTTCATGGATCTCCATTGG GGAATGTTTGTGCCTGCTATTAAAGGACAAGGCACAGAGGAACAACACAAAAAGTGGTTGTCTTTAGCTAATAAGATGCATATAATTGGATGTTATGCTCAAACTGAGCTTGGTCATGGCTCTAACGTTCAAGGCCTTGAGACAACCGTCACTTTTGATCCAAAGACCGATCAGTTTATCATTCACAGTCCAACTCAGACATCATCCAAA TGGTGGCTTGGTGGCTTAGGAAAAGTTTCTACTCATGTTGTGGTTTATGCTCGTCTCATAACGAATGGCAAAGACCATGGTGTTCATG GATTCATTGTGCAACTAAGAAGTTTGGATGATCATACTCCTCTTCCGGGTATAACCATCGGTGATATTGGAATGAAGTTTGGAAACG CATATAACTCAATGGACAATGGTTTTCTTATGTTTGATCATTTTCGCATTCCTAGAGATCAAATGTTCATGAG aCTGTCAAAAGTTACAAGAGAAGGAAAATATGTAGCATCAGATGTTCCAAGGCAATTGGTGTATGGTACTATGGTGTATGTAAGACAGTTTATTGTGTCAAATGCTTCCACTGCGCTGGCTTGGGCTGTCTGCATTGCTACTAGGTACAGTGCAGTTCGAAGGCAGTTTGGTTCACAGAACGGTGGAATTGAAACACAG GTGATTGATTATAAAACTCAGCAGAACAGATTGTTTCCTCTGCTAGCATATGCATATGCATTTCGGTTTGTAGGGGAGTGGCTGAAATGGCTCTACACTGATGTAACACAAAGACTAGAGGCCAGTGATTTTGCAACATTGCCTGAAGCTCATGCATGCACTGCAGGATTAAAGTCAATGACTACCTCAGCCACCTCA GATGGTATTGAAGAATGTCGTAAGTTATGTGGTGGACATGGATATTTGTGGTGTAGTGGCCTTCCTGAGTTGTTTGTTGTATATGTTCCTGCTTGCACATACGAAGGAGACAATGTTGTGTTGCAATTACAG GTTGCTAGATTTCTGATGAAGACAGTTTCTGATGAAGACAGTTCTGGAAAGGTTCCTTCAGGGACAACTGCTTATATGGGCAGAGCAAAACACCTTTTGCAATGCAGTTCCGGTGTTCAAAAAG CTAAAGATTGGTTAAACCCTGATATGGTGATGGAAGCTTTTGAAGCAAGGGCTTTGAGAATGGTTGTTACATGTGCTAACAATCTAAGCATGTTTGAGAATCAAGAACAAGGATTCTCAGAACTCTTGGCTGATCTTGTTGAGGCTGCTATTGCTCATTGCCAGTTGATTGTCGTCTCTAA GTTTATAGCCAAAGTAGAGGGAAAGATTGAAGGAAAAGGAGTGAAGAAACAACTCAAGAACTTGTGCTACATCTACGCACTctatcttcttcacaaacacCTTGGTGATTTCCTCAGAACAAAGTCTGTTACTCCCGAACAAGCTGCACTCGCGAACGACCAGCTTCGGTCACTCTACTCCCAGCTGCGACCAAACGCAGTAGCCTTAGTGGATGCCTTTGACTACACGGACCACTATCTAGGCTCTGTGCTGGGACGCTACGACGGAAACGTTTACTCAAAGCTGTTTGAGGAAGCACTGAAGGATCCACTCAATGATTCGGTGGTTCCTGATGGCTACCGTGAATACATCCGACCGTTGATTAAGCAAGACTTCCGCTCTGCCAAACTCTAA